One Primulina huaijiensis isolate GDHJ02 chromosome 8, ASM1229523v2, whole genome shotgun sequence genomic region harbors:
- the LOC140983569 gene encoding RING-H2 finger protein ATL74-like, whose product MNLYPRFHRLLLDAKNGGSPPSSGDRSRNGGGRGVNFDINMVIILAALLCALICALGINSIVRCVLRCFSRMSLDITDETLPVFGRKGLRKGTIRQIPVAVYGSGDRVAFTDCPICLGDFLDGEKIRVLPKCHHCFHVRCVDVWLASHSSCPTCRQSVAEELGELGGVVEVEVAGGRQVGNVSGQGDVPVAEEV is encoded by the coding sequence ATGAATCTGTATCCTCGTTTCCATCGGTTACTCCTCGATGCAAAAAATGGCGGCTCACCGCCGAGTAGTGGTGATAGAAGCCGCAATGGGGGTGGCAGAGGGGTGAATTTCGATATCAATATGGTGATTATACTTGCAGCCTTGTTGTGTGCGTTGATATGTGCTCTAGGAATAAACTCTATTGTAAGATGTGTGCTGAGGTGTTTTAGTAGGATGAGTTTGGACATAACCGATGAAACACTGCCTGTTTTTGGCAGAAAAGGCCTAAGAAAGGGGACCATCCGCCAGATTCCAGTGGCTGTGTATGGTTCAGGCGACAGGGTAGCATTTACCGACTGTCCCATATGCCTAGGTGATTTCTTGGATGGGGAGAAAATAAGGGTGCTTCCTAAATGTCACCACTGTTTTCATGTTAGATGTGTGGATGTCTGGCTGGCTTCACATTCGTCGTGCCCAACTTGCCGACAATCCGTGGCAGAGGAGCTGGGGGAATTGGGTGGTGTGGTGGAGGTTGAGGTCGCGGGTGGAAGGCAGGTGGGAAATGTATCAGGGCAGGGTGATGTTCCTGTTGCTGAAGAAGTGTAA